The window CTATAATTTATACGAAATGCACCGACTATAATCGTGATGTACTGAGGAGGGACAAGGTATGACGAAAGAAAAAGCAGGTGTTTTTGGATTAGGAGAGCCTAATGATGCTTATGCGCAATATTTTAACGGTCAGAGTTATTTGAAGATATTAACGACAGAACGCCTTATTACTGCCAATGTTACTTTTGAACCGGGCTGTCGGAATCATTGGCATATTCATCACAAAGGAGGGCAGATATTATTCTGCACGTCCGGCAGAGGCTATTA of the Megasphaera vaginalis (ex Bordigoni et al. 2020) genome contains:
- a CDS encoding cupin domain-containing protein; translated protein: MTKEKAGVFGLGEPNDAYAQYFNGQSYLKILTTERLITANVTFEPGCRNHWHIHHKGGQILFCTSGRGYYQEWGQAPRELHPGDVVNIPPEVKHWHGAAKDSWFAHIAVEVPAEGATNEWCEAVDDDAYGQLP